In Mauremys reevesii isolate NIE-2019 linkage group 8, ASM1616193v1, whole genome shotgun sequence, a single genomic region encodes these proteins:
- the LOC120370636 gene encoding zinc finger protein 253-like, with the protein MDVEVDWESDNDTCDTGEEHSDDSSHISERIGRKASLQLEVEEDYSPPSSPACSLAGPSVRQELPVELQCEEEETYENYYQKRDSTTAAVFVTSSTNFDLQCEDEDLELYSSEHSEEPQGGLSEDDENIILIDAFGEEDLEPISGEALPYRCKKCGASFQDLGELQEHKQIHLTEHSYRCPICGKEFFRAANLRMHKLIHSSDRPHKCPECDKGFIRTADVWRHLRNVHKIERSKILGNGMVRNPWSSVHQNQNGGGDTYQQCSDDQKPGGEQSKPYICPTCGKGFHKPNLLSKHKVIHRQDKPYQCQECGKSFIQLLRLKRHQQTHSGERPFYCEECGGTFTRLASLQRHQRIHTGEKPYSCAYCAQDFTESGSLRRHERTHQVKMS; encoded by the coding sequence ATGGATGTGGAGGTTGACTGGGAGTCTGATAATGACACTTGTGACACAGGTGAGGAGCATTCAGATGACTCCAGCCATATCTCTGAACGGATTGGTCGCAAAGCCAGCCTCCAGCTGGAGGTAGAGGAAGATTACTCACCACCATCTAGTCCTGCTTGCAGCCTTGCTGGACCTTCCGTTAGACAGGAACTCCCTGTAGAATTGCAGTGTGAAGAGGAGGAAACCTATGAAAACTACTACCAGAAGCGTGATTCAACCACCGCTGCGGTGTTTGTCACCTCCAGCACCAATTTTGACCTGCAATGTGAAGATGAGGATCTGGAGCTTTACTCCTCTGAGCACTCTGAGGAACCTCAGGGAGGGCTAAGTGAGGATGATGAAAACATCATTCTTATTGATGCCTTTGGTGAGGAGGACCtggagcccatctctggagaAGCTTTGCCTTATAGGTGCAAGAAGTGTGGTGCCTCTTTCCAGGATCTGGGTGAATTACAGGAACACAAACAGATCCACCTGACAGAGCATTCATACCGATGCCCCATCTGTGGCAAAGAGTTCTTCCGTGCTGCGAACTTGCGAATGCACAAGCTCATTCATTCTAGTGACAGGCCACACAAGTGTCCGGAGTGTGACAAAGGGTTCATCCGCACAGCTGATGTCTGGAGGCACCTACGCAATGTCCACAAGATTGAACGTTCAAAAATTTTGGGAAATGGCATGGTTAGGAACCCATGGTCTTCAGTGCACCAGAACCAAAATGGTGGTGGAGATACCTATCAGCAGTGTTCAGATGACCAAAAGCCTGGAGGAGAACAGTCTAAACCTTACATCTGTCCAACATGTGGCAAAGGTTTCCATAAACCTAATTTGCTGTCAAAACACAAGGTGATCCACCGACAGGACAAACCATATCAGTGTCAAGAATGTGGAAAGTCCTTTATCCAGCTGCTCAGGTTGAAAAGGCATCAGCAAACTCACTCTGGAGAGCGCCCTTTCTACTGTGAGGAGTGTGGTGGAACCTTCACACGGCTGGCATCGCTACAGCGTCATCAGCGTATCCATACTGGAGAAAAACCCTACTCTTGCGCTTACTGTGCTCAAGACTTCACGGAGTCAGGCTCCTTGAGGAGACATGAACGCACTCACCAAGTGAAGATGTCTTAG